CAGTGAGCAGTCCTCCTATCAGACCACGCATCGGCACTTCATGCTCTCATATAGTGTATATGGGCTCTCTGTCACCTCCATAGTGGTCACTGCTAGAAAGGTTCAGTAGATGCAATAAGCAGCTCAGAGTCCTCATGTTCTGACTCCACTGCGTCTGAGAGATTGAAGTTCTCATTATGATGATCCTGTTCAGAAGATATCTTTTTTGTTCAATATGAGAATAGCACCTTGGGTAAAGATTTGGAGACAATCTGAAGTACAACATTGGTCTATAAAGAAGGTATTTCTCCTGTCATTATGGCTGCAAGAGCAAAGATCATACATGGTTAGAAGTTATTTTAGGTAGATGCGTCTTGCAGAGAAGGGTTAGGCTTTAGGGTTTGCCACATTTCACCAGTTTTTTTTGAACCATAAAAATCTTTGCATCTCATCAGAAGGTATTACCTATGTAGATGTGTTAGATCAAGTTCCTTAGAGCCTGAAATAAGTCAGTTTCTCCTGTATGTTACCGATATTCCTACCAGGAAAGGATGTATACTGCATATTACCCATGCAATGACAAtaagtgtaaaacaaaaaaaagcaaaaaccaAAAGTCTAGAGTACCAATAGTTATATAATACCTAACCTGCTTCCCTCAAAGGGGACTTTTGTTTATGTCTTATCAATACTTTTTCCCCTTAATCCGTTCAGAGAGTACTCAATAGTCACATCTCTGTTTCAGGAAAATGCATATAACCTACAGTTCAGAGCCCTCCTTTGGCTTCTTTCCAATTCCTAGCACCTTTATGGAAATTGCTATTGTGATGCCATCAGCTATCTACAATTCATTGATGTGGCATTAGTCTTAGATGAGTACTGGTATCACTGCCATCTACCAGCTAATTAAGTGTATAGTCATTCTGCCATGAATGAGCATGGCCATTTCTCTTTATCCACAGATGCCTGGCAAAGAGCTACATTAGAAGATCTCCAGCAATGTATCCTAAGAGCCTGGCATCAAAATCCTTTCTGAGCAATTATTCCTTAGCATACCTTTTTGATGGCTGAGGGAGAAGAACTTTGGAAAAGGAAGAAGTTCATTACAAAAGCAATTTCAAGAAACAATCTCCTATACATCCTTCTGCCAGATCTCAAGAGGTGAAACCAGCACTGATTGATCATTCCGTTGGCTTCGCTGGGCCATGTTACCACTACAGTTATGCCTCTCTAGAGGAGAATTTTGGATATTTTCTCAGTATCAAGTCCAACTGTTACAGAAGAGTTATTATCTTCCTTATGTCTACAAGCTTCAGTTGTTAACTTGGAAATTAGGAAAATAAGCACTGAGAAATAAAGTGTAATATGATGCTAACACTCTGCATTAGAAGAACTGCTGCAAATAAGATCTATTTGTGtctttaaaagggaatctgtcacctagatAATCAATATTAAAGCAAAACTTATATCCATACAGCACTTCTTTCCATAGGTTTTTCTTTTTCCTTGGAGTTCACTTTATatcttcataaaaatccatggtAATGAGGCATtatggtgcccagaggggcattattttCTTGGAACCTATGGAAAGAAGGTCTGAATTGCTATAAGGACACATGTTTGCTTTAATATTGATtatccaggtgacagattccctttaagaatcaTTTTTCCCTTCCGTTTATGGTCTAGTGATACTTCTATTCCTGTAGTAAAGCTTCCAGAAGGAATGAAAAAGTCATCTAAAAGTTCACGTCTGGTATAATGGTGATAGATTGTATAGCCTCAAATCAGCAACTCATCCCCagattctttaaaggggttctccgggaatgtgGGAAGAAAATGGAAATACTTAATACTCTTTTaagcctatagagatgcggacatgcacggctagatcgctgctagcatgtccgcaatatacctgtcccatatctctgagtggttttactgagtgtaaaaaattttttatatatatatatatatatatatatatatatatatatattttatgtgtgtgtaaatcagcctggtaaggagcccaaggggctgcactaaccgttctggagcccagccacacccccctgtgaaggagcccagcactgcctggGTCCTCCGAATCTcatccttgctcacaaagtcagatcgccgtaatctcgcgatgtgcgagctcgtgcatgcacagtgccggcatagtgttccttccctgtgctatgCCAGCCTCAGGGAAGTAACTGTGcatgtgagcaaggaggagattcctggttacaggcagtgctgggctccttcacaggggggcgtggctggtctCCAGAACGATTAGTACAGCccctgggctccttaccaggctgatttacacatatatatatatatatatatatatataaaataatttacactcaataaaaccactcagatatgggacaggtatattacggacatgctagcggcgatctagccatgcatgtccaaatctctatagggtaaaaagaggtgacagaatccctttaaatattgccTTAATTTAActatattaccaaatacctttccTTAGTTATAATaccttgttttgtctagggaggaatcattaggagaaataaaattcctattagtacacacaaaacctgtcctaatcacacaggacaaattacttcacaacactgagctaaagagctgcctcggcctcctttctgctctgcttgtcagggattatgatcctgaatacagtttaatatgatcttcggCTGAATCTCTGAAGGAATGGAGGtcatgaagagacatgaagtacagtgagGACATACAGGATAGACTGTGGTGATGtggagctgtggtaatggagactgcatacaagtgcagcTGGTTGGCCTCATTCGCACCtgttctctgtacttcatgtctcctcatgaactccattcctacagagattcagctgaagatcatattaaactgtattcaggatcatactCCCTAAATAGAAgaccagagaggaggaggaggcaactctttacctcagtgttgtgaagtaacttgtcctgctgtgtgattaggacaggttttgtgtattaataggatggTGTCATTTTATTTcccgatgattgctccccagacaaatcgAGCcactataactaatgaaaggtatttagcaatgtatttaaaataaagtatttaaatattttcattttcttaattcccagagaacccctttaaagtggattAGAAACTTTAGACCAGATGACACCTTATCTTCTTTCCTGGGATCATGTTTCATGGTCTTGCGCTCAGTGATACTAATAGTCCTTTCTATAGAAGACATTAATAGGAAAGCATGTCTACCTGCTCTTTTCTCTAGCCGCCAGATGATCTTTGGAAAGATTTTTCATTTTAGGGATGTCAAGAGACCAACAGTTCTATTGCGCGGAAGAAGAGAACCTGTCCTTCTGTTCCAGAAAGGGCCCAAGTCAATCTTTAAGTATCTGCAATGCAGTCTATGCGTAACACTACATGCTCTATGTAAATGCTTATAAGTTCTAGTCCAGTTCTGAAAGATTAACCCTTCTTTTGCAATTAACATCCCGCTCTGTGCCACCTGATGacagaggaaagagaatatttgTTTTACCTGTAATTTTGCTTTCCTCGAGCCCAACTCTTAATTTATAATTCTAGGTAGGTTGGTCCTAGGGTGGAGACTGGGGACAGAAAATCCCActctgtgctgccttcggactcgagAAAGAAAATTTGCCTTGCCTGTAATTTTGCTTATTTTAAGGCATTGGAAATATAAGTTAGCTAGGATGTTGTAAGTCATCATATCTCAGTGAAAAGTGTATTTTAAACATGTttattgcataaaataaaaaaatcattgctCAGGATAAATTGTTCAAATCCTCATGTAAATTAAAGTAATTTTGTGCACTAAATCCTCCACATTTTCCAGTGCAACCAAAAACGAACCCATGGATACATAAGACCCCAGTTATTTATCGTAAATATTCCCGATAGCAAAACAGTATTACTTTGAAACTGTTGGCACAGTACACTCATAGAACGTTATGGCTGCCTGGTGGTTGCTCCTCAGTGGCGCTTTCTAAAGCCTAGAAAGACAGGAAAGAAGTGAAATTAAATTAGTGATAaagagttatattttttttaacacaatattcatagaaaactatTTTAGAATCTTTAGCTGTTGTTGATTTTGGCAGCATTATactgctaaaaataaaaataaattgcctttctGTAGCAGGCAGAACAAATGATTTGATATCTTAGATAGGTAATCCATTGTAAACCTGCTGCTCATGTGTGGGGATAATATCTGTAGCACATTCCTCATGATAAAAGTGGGTGTAAAATTAGGGTGACAGCTGTATTGTTCtcgataggcctagataaagatgcccccAGAATCTTAACGTGTCATGTCCTAACTGTGTCACTCATTCCCCTTCCTTCTCTAGTCAGAGGGAATTTTCTCACTGAGAAAGTCAAACAAAGCAGCTTGCCATGCTACAATTCCTAACAAAGGAGGAAGTTAATGAGCGAAGACAGGATGTGGAATACATGGAGAGACTTAAATATTATATCTAGAAAACTAAtcattttctttgtaaaaaaacaacaaccatagaatattcacatatagtcTGGTAAGAATGTGAATGCCCCATTAGGAAGCACTGAGTTTATGCCTGTAAACAGACCGCGCAAATGCCTAAAAATACATAGAAaaaactataaaagtacaaacctttcttctttttcccttttttagaGCCTCTCTTCAACTTCTTGGCAGAAGGCATGAAGTCCtacataaaaaagatttttttttaattaaatgaaCAGGCCAATTAATAACTTTCACATACACAATTTCAGTAGACATGCAtaacacagactgctcctcaagATTCACTACAGGGCATTTTGACCACATACTTTCAGATAACTTTTCATAAATCcatagtacaggtgaatataagagAATTAGTACTATATTGTATCATAGAAAAACGCTTTCTTCTAGAAATACCAGCTGCCCCATCTCCTTTTCTAAACTAACTTTCTCTCTGGGCGAAAGTTGTCAAGTTAAAACCAACACAGGCTTCCTGACCACTGAAGCATCATGTGGCATCATCCCACAGAAGTTTTTGGTGGGCGGTGGAGAAAAGAAGAAGTGCTGAGAAACAGAGACAAAACATGCCTCAGCAGCGGAACGTAAGTGGCATATTTCAcaccaagtgctttattcacattaatgctgctcagtacttctctataatgtcctATATGGTGCTTCTGAATTGAGTGAGATTTAGGCAGTAGAATCTGTCACCATGTATATTCTATGGGGAGGCATCATTACAGCTAGTCTCCACCTACAAGCTTAGAGACAGCTAAAAATTAGAGATGCACCATGCGAAGCAGAAAACGcccagatacaagtcatataatagTCAGATATAGTACTATTAATCATATATGGACAATGGACAGctaattttgaaaaattatttGAAAGTGTAGGTATTTTCCAACCCAAGTTCATGCTGACATGCTTAAATAATTTGCATGAAGGATGATCTAAACTGAATGTTATGCCGAGCTTAAGATGTCTAATACACAGTCCTGCTCTCACCTCTGTTCTCGCTTCTCCTCCTGTTAGAGCACTAATATCTGTGAAGTGCGTGAGCGAATTGAGTTGTGATGTCATGGCAAGAGCTCTCTTCTTACGAGCCTTTTCCTTTCGAGTTAAATTTAATCGCACCATCATAGACTCTTCATATTTTACCCTTtaagaaaaacaaacagaaaatcAGAATTTCATATAGAAAATCAAGAACAGTGGGTAACTGCTGTCCAAGGTAAAAGCAGCAACATGAAAGCTACTCACCGATGATCATCTTCTCTCTGATGCTGCATCATGTGATAAGCTCTTCCTTCTCGGATTTCTTCAGGAGCATCTGTATACTGTTCTTTTAACTCACGGATGACCGAGCTGCTCAAAGCTCGCTTCTTAGCTCGCTCTAAAATTCTGCGTTCTTTCTCTTCTTCTGTGTCATCTGTGAGAATATTTAAACTTAGAGCGACGAAAACGACCAACACCAGGGATACATGCAAGTTCCACATTATACCACTTACCATAGTGTACTGGTGCAAGCTTAGGAGGTATGTATTTCCTGGTGTTGCCGCGAGACTTCTTTCCTACACCACTCTCATCTTTGTCACTACCTGAATCCTCCTTGTCAGACTCCTCCAACTATAAAGTTAAGAGAAAAACATATTAGATAAGGATACAGTAACTGGATTACAGACAAAATGCATTAAATGTGCAAAATATTTCCACAACTTTACTTTATAGTCTTACCTTACTCAATAAGTTCTGAGGATTGGGTCTGAAACGCAGTGGATCATTCTCAGCAAGACTTCCAGTCACAGCAGCTCTTACCAGCTTCTCTATTTGATATTTAAGCTTTTGCTCAATCGGACGCATTTTTTCCAAAACCTGAGAAGGGCACAAAACTTTGAAGGTACCAACATTAAAAAGACTTTAACAGTTAAAAATAGGACAGCCTTGTTTCATTTACTAAGCTATGAAAGAACTTGCCAGAAGATGCTTGAaatgtataaatacattttatagaACGACCATTATTGGCACACTATATgcaagaatgcttttatttttgtaataCAAAAACACTCACGAAATATGGTGCATTTAAGCATCTGAGCCTGAAGACCCTTTTTTGTACCTCACGTAGACTGAAGACCAATTTTGTACCCTACCTCACGTAGACCAAAAACCCTTTTGCACCCTACTTCACGTAaagaaaatacccctttatacTCATACCTCATGTACACTGAAGACCCTTTTGTTCCCACACCTCATTTGGAGTGAAGACCCATTTTGTACCACACCTCCTGTAGATTGAAGACCCTTTTGTACCCTACCTCAAGTAGGATAAAGTCCCTTTTGTACCCATACCTCATGTAGCCTGAGTAAAGAACTACTGGCATACATTTATAACAGCTATCAGTTATACAACTGCTCTCTACACAGTAAGTGCCTTGTTACACCTCTCAAGGATACGTTTACATAGCAGAATGGAAAGTGTATTTAAGCATCTAAAACACTCATAATATGCACCAAAATAGGTTTAAAAAAATTCTTGAAAACTTTGTTTTCAATGGAAAATGTGCGATGTTGGTCAATCAGCACATATTTTTACACTGCTTTTTCGAACTGGCATGTCACTTCTTGAAGCATTGTACGCAGTGTTTCTTCCCCCATTAGTGAATGGGAGGGCATAATATACTCTCCTAATACACTGGTGTGCTGTGTAGAGTGTATTTTGCAGCCTTTTACGTGGATGTTGTTGAAAAAGTTCAGCTAGTGTATTACGCTGTGAGAGCTTGCCCTAAAGGTGAAGCATTATGATCGAGCGTCTACTTACTGTGCGGTTCTCAACCAGTCTCATGATGGCTGGATTTTCCGTCAATGACTTCCCAGAAACTTTTTCTAAGATGATGTGGGCAAGATCCTGCATATACAGCAAGAGCAGCTGATCCTTCAGCTCTAGGAAGCTAAGACCCTATAAGAAACGGCTAGAGATTCAGTCACAATGTACTAGATATTCACACTTTATTGGATAGACACTTCCCATTACATGTTTCTAATAATAAGACTGTGAAACAGAAATCAAGCAATTCACTATCTTTCCCCCCACACCTGCTTTGGTTCATaaggtaaaataaaatataggAATTTGGTTTCCAGAGATTCCCTCATTACAGCACCACAGGAGGTTGTTGCCCTTTGTCCttcttgggacaggaaacagaggttAAAAGGTCCCTCCCACCTCCACCCACCAGTGTTTTCCAAGATTACTACACCAGGATGGATGCAACCGATTCAGAAAAATCATCAGAAAATCTTATATGCAAAATTTACATAGTAGTTAGTAAGGGAGGGAATGTACGGATGCAGTCATGAGGGAATCTCTGGAAACCGAATTACCGGCAAGACTAATTCCTATTTTCCAGCTCATCCCTCATGACAGCACCACAGGAGACATACCAAATTATAATTTACGGGCCAAGTCTAAGGACAACATATCTCATATATTTATCATTAGATAAAAATACCATTCCATAGGATCAGGAATAAACCTGAGACAGAAACTTTTCGGCCAGAAAACTAAATCTTGATGACAGAATTTGTGAACCCAGTCGTAACTCTGAAATGTCTCTATCTGCATCCTTGATCAACGGTCCTACCTCTGTTTATAgacttaaatattttattagaggAAGAATAATCGTCTTATTAGACATCGgccataaaaaggatgcccttTACCTGTAAGCCTATATGGTAAGTATCATGGTGTAAAAGCGACTCGCTCTAAAACCAGATAAAATATTGTAACATCATATATAACCACTGCACTGAGTACAAGTTTACTGTAGACCCCATTGCAGTTCATTCCCAAGAGCTTAATCGTTAAAAAATGATAAACAGCTAACTCCGGAAAGTCTACAAGGTATATGTAAGAAAACCGAGCCAAGCTGACAGCACTGGCACACGGCAGGATGGACATCAACGATGAGGTAACCAAACTGCACCATTAACTTCATACCGGTCCAGGGCAAGTTTGGGATCCCTTACCAGGAGGTGTTGGTATGAACTCAAgggagaagaaagaagaaagaatcCTCCTGACTAAACCAGGCCAAGAACCCACCTGCCCGCATAACTTCAAGGTCAGAGGCAGTCTTAAGGGTTTCACAAGATCTTTACATGGCACTAGCCAGGAGACACAGGGACTGAGGAGTGGCAAATGGTTACAGGACCTATGCAGCGTACATAGCCGCAGTTTATGTGTGTGAGCATGGCTGCAAGTGTGAATGTGGACAAAGGAATGCACAGTCTATATGGTCGTTTTGAAGCTCCCTGGGTTGGCGTACAGTGAGGGGAATCTCCTTCCCGGAGGTGACAGAGGTGCCCTTGAGGTTATGGGTATTAGGTGCAATGAAGGCAGGGTCCCTAATGTTCATGACATCAGCACCATTAGGTTCAAATAGATAGAATAACAGAACAGTTTAGTTGGGCATAAGTTGACATTTAGTGAAATCAATTGTCCCAAGGTAGATATACCAATTTATTGCCATAGAAGGGATAGCTGTAATCCATACAAGAAGAATTCCCAGCCAGGCTGGTGCTACCTCCCATTATAACAGGTCTGGGTAGGATCTTTACTAAATTTCAGTGCTCTGGTCACACTAATGTTCCTTTAACTTCAGGCTGACCCATACTATCTCCAGGTATAGAGTATACTATACCCTATAAATCACATGGccggtacacacacacacacacacacatgtcttGTACTCCTTGAATTGCATACAatttctatcctgtggataggagataacttgtaCCTACCTGAACACCCCTTTCAGTGTTTACAGCATTTTTTGAGCAGTGCATATAACCAAGGAAATTAGCACTTTTGAAATCGGAAGGTACAATGAACTCATGATAGGTTTTCCCCTCACCTTTTCTGTTGGGTAGACCCCATTGCGGATCTTCTCAGTTAGGTTCTGTACATGTGCTGTGACCGCTGTTACCTGGCAAGGCAAACAAAGTGTTAAAACACAGTAATATCAGAAAAGacaatacaaagaaaaaaaaaaaactgaacattttaCAAAAGAATTAACCTTCTTTAACATCAGGGATTCACAGACAGAACCTGCATCTGTTGACCTTGTAtagtcacacatcagtggttttccacggaCCATAGGTCAGGGATGATACCAGGAAAGCATATCCTATTTTTGGTCGCGAGTGAAGATCTCTCAtgtacattatagtctatgggccgtGAAAATCATGGAGAAAACAAGGATGCAATGTGCGCTTGGTCTATTGttttcactgaccactggtaATAGAAGCCCTGGAAATGGATGTAGAGCCTAGCAGTGAGTGgattaggctactctcacactagtgtttttcttttccggcatagagttccgtcacaggggcgctataccggaaaagaactgatcaggtatatccccatgcattctgaatggagagtaatccgttcaggatgcatcaggatgtcttcagttcagtcattttgactgatcaggcaaaagagagaaccgtagcatgctatggttttatctccggcgaaaaaaactgaagacttgcctgaatgccggatcggtcatttttttccataggaatgtattcgtgCTGGTTCCGGcagtcaaaataccggaatgccagatccgtccttccggtctgcgcatgcgtagacctttaaaaatgagaaaaatataaatatctgatccgttttgcctgatgacaccggaaaaacggatccggtactgcaatgcatttttctgactgatcaggatcctgatcagtcagaaaaaaatgacatgcgtttccatacagtttgcctgatcaggcaggcagttcaggcaacggaaatGCCTGCCAAAATCAAacaccacaagtgtgaaagtaccctcaaggATGACACACGAAAAGGCAAAAAACTGACAAGAGGACCAAACATGGATACTTCATGGACGAACCACTGACCACATTGTCAAGGATGTCACCACAGACACAgacatgtaaaagaggccttGGTCTGGTGAGAGCACCACCTCACCTACCTGTTGTTGTATTGTACTAAGCAACGCCGTAACCGCTGATAGATCTTCAGATATTATACCCTAcagcaataaataaaataaaaagatatcAATGAATACATTTAAAATGTTGACAGCCTCTCTTCCCAGATTCTTTTCATCCCAAAGGTTTTAAACAAAATGGTCAAgtattttattattactattttttttaaaaatatacctATTATACCTTATACCCATTTAGAGGATGTCACTAATTTCAGATTGTTAgaggtccaactcccggcacccccgccgatcagctgtatgaaggggccATGGCACTAGAGCTGCGCCCTCTTCAGGGTTTACCTGCTCCGGTGTACGTTGTAGTGCTGCAGTGTGATTACAGCTTCTtattccattcacatgaatgggacaCACTGCAGCACTACAACGTACACCGGAGCAGGCAAACCCTGAAGAGGACGCAGCTCTCACACTagtgccatggcctcttcatacagctgatcggcggtggggTCCAAGAGTTAGATCTCCACTagtcatatactgatgacctatcttgagaataggtcatcaatatcaagaaACCGGAATACCACTTTACTTTGGACAATTTTGGAATCGCTTAAATTGGCAAATTACTCTAATACATTTTTTACTGTACTGAAGACGGCTGAAGTCAATGTGACAATATGCACTGACAGATGCAATACGAGGGGATCCTCAATTTCCAACACCCAAAGTTAAATGtgttttccaggagtacaatactgatgacctatcctcaggatagatcgaCAATATCTGATGGGCGAGgctccaactcctggcacccccaccgaacagctgttagacaaaaaaaaaaaaacacgtggctGTTTTGCATTTCCTGCTGACTTTTAGCTAATATCTGGAGCCTTCTACCGCAAAAGATACATGTGCCAAAAAAAAGCACTAAAGCTGCAAACTCAACATGGGTGTTTTCTGGACAGTACATAAAAATAGGAAACTTTTTTCCCGtgtcagtggaaaaaaaaatagatgtgtgtGTGATTtatttgaggctggtggtacatgactagattattttggtggtaattatcattttacagctgacagtaaatgctggtaatgagcagtgttccctctaagctgcgcgggtgCGCGACCGCGCAGCAACTATTGTGCCCCCGCTCATGTCCGCTCAGCACCCGCTCACCCTGCCGCCGGCAAAATGCCTACACTAATGCCCACACTCAAGATGACGTTTTCAATATGACCTGTGAGGCTCAGCGTGGCGCCGCCTACACATATTACCACTCTACTGCTGCGGCTCCTCCTTTTTCTGATtggaagaggagaggaggactGGACTGAGCACGCAGCAGCCAGGCGAGGTAACGTCAGCGGCGTCATCTTAGAGCCTGAGGCTAGAGTGGTTTTACTGTCAGGGTAACCCATTGGTAAAAGCTCAGCAAAGACACAAGGGCATAATAGACTGCGCAGAAATGTATCCATCTGAGGCTCGGGGTCCAGGGGCCCCCTGGGAGTCTGGGACCCCACATACTGCAGCAATATAATACCATGGGATACCCCAGATCACACAGGGTTGTCAGACATTAACCCCTCACACTTCTTAGCTTTTCTTCTCACAGACTCTTGTTATTTGGTTTAGCTGATACACTCGAACATCTCCACAGCTGTGGCTGCGTTACATTTACAGCAGGTTACACTTGTTTCATCCTTTTGGTTCCTGGTGCTGCCCTCCGCTATGATGCACTCACCTGAAGGACCCTCATCTACAGTGCCATCGCCTATAGCACCCCATATACAGTGCCATCACCTGTAGCATTCCCATCTACCATGTAATTTAATCTTGCCAAGAACAACAGCGTGATGGAGCTATACATTACCGTGCTAAAATGAATAGCACTATAGATgactacagtatacattataagccctgtaccatgctgtacaatatacagtataatccatagtgtacagtatacagtataattcctgccccatgccgtatgatatacagtatagttcatataccagtgggcttatgccttttgatcaaaatgtaccctaatgcctcttgtacagcatgaagtatggggggctgtacactttaatattgcactgagaagcgagtttaattagctctaagcatagcattgtggatgtgcgatccagttctgtttctcccctTGGTATGCACCAcgctgtacaatatacaatataatccctgcaccatgcagtACAATatgcattataatccatacaccatgctgtataatatacggtataacacctacactgtggggttattgtgtatattgtacggcatagtgtatggattatactgtatattgtacagcatggtgcagggattatattgtatattgtacagcgTGGTGCATACCAaggggagaaacagaactggatcgcacatccacaatgctatgcttagagctaattaaactcgcttctcagcgcaatattaaagtgtacagccccccatacttcatgctgtacaagaggcattagggtacattttgatcaaaaggcataagcccactggtatatgaactatactgtatatcataCGGCATggggcagggattatactgtacactatggtgtatggattataatatattacacagcatggtgtatgaactatactgtatattgtacagcatggtgtattaactatactatatattgtatagcatggtgcaggaattatac
This portion of the Bufo gargarizans isolate SCDJY-AF-19 chromosome 1, ASM1485885v1, whole genome shotgun sequence genome encodes:
- the NGDN gene encoding neuroguidin, which produces MAAVQGIISEDLSAVTALLSTIQQQVTAVTAHVQNLTEKIRNGVYPTEKGLSFLELKDQLLLLYMQDLAHIILEKVSGKSLTENPAIMRLVENRTVLEKMRPIEQKLKYQIEKLVRAAVTGSLAENDPLRFRPNPQNLLSKLEESDKEDSGSDKDESGVGKKSRGNTRKYIPPKLAPVHYDDTEEEKERRILERAKKRALSSSVIRELKEQYTDAPEEIREGRAYHMMQHQREDDHRVKYEESMMVRLNLTRKEKARKKRALAMTSQLNSLTHFTDISALTGGEARTEDFMPSAKKLKRGSKKGKKKKGFRKRH